One Desulfovibrio fairfieldensis genomic window carries:
- a CDS encoding lytic transglycosylase domain-containing protein, which translates to MRNFAARFRPARRAVPRTPQHAGRARFFLLAVCLCLAACRAHGPSLDPDLPQTRVASMSRVLIPANGGRTIHVPRFMGDAHALWSPLRRTERAAVVDYASLSAEVRLDVWTPHAEETTVRRYLHRLLEERRSTTDHVLRRARRYLPVALEGMQRQGLPAELACLPLVESAFEPRCVSSAGAAGLWQLMPQTARRFGLTVSKEKDERFDVEKSTVAAARYLAYLHGLFRDWPLALAAYNCGEGAMQKAVRRYGDSLEEITRKCRNDDPAAQALREETLRFVPQFAAAVLVLGKSPELGLNEKTFLPLQAAGAAPMGKSIKKDTRGDRARNRPENRRLAMQGSYDAPAGTPRALPRISRIP; encoded by the coding sequence ATGAGGAACTTTGCCGCGCGCTTCAGACCGGCCCGCCGGGCCGTCCCCCGAACGCCCCAGCACGCGGGCCGCGCGCGCTTCTTCCTGCTTGCCGTCTGCCTCTGTCTCGCGGCCTGCCGGGCCCACGGCCCGTCTCTTGATCCTGATCTGCCCCAGACCCGTGTGGCCTCCATGAGCCGGGTGCTCATTCCGGCCAACGGCGGCCGGACCATCCATGTGCCGCGCTTCATGGGGGACGCCCACGCCCTGTGGAGCCCGCTGCGCCGCACGGAGCGGGCCGCCGTGGTGGATTACGCGTCCCTGAGCGCGGAGGTCCGGCTGGATGTCTGGACCCCGCACGCCGAGGAAACCACGGTGCGCCGCTATCTGCACCGGCTGCTGGAAGAACGGCGGAGCACCACGGATCATGTGCTGCGCCGGGCGCGGCGCTATCTGCCCGTGGCTCTTGAAGGCATGCAACGGCAGGGCCTGCCCGCCGAACTGGCCTGCCTGCCCCTGGTGGAAAGCGCTTTTGAGCCGCGCTGCGTCTCCTCGGCGGGCGCGGCGGGGCTGTGGCAACTGATGCCGCAGACGGCCCGGCGTTTCGGGCTTACGGTGAGCAAAGAAAAGGACGAGCGTTTCGACGTGGAAAAATCCACCGTTGCGGCCGCCCGTTATCTGGCCTACCTCCATGGACTTTTCCGTGACTGGCCCCTGGCCCTGGCCGCGTATAACTGCGGCGAGGGCGCCATGCAAAAGGCCGTGCGCCGTTACGGCGACAGCCTTGAGGAAATCACCCGCAAATGCCGGAACGACGACCCGGCCGCCCAGGCCCTGCGGGAAGAGACATTGCGCTTTGTGCCGCAATTCGCGGCGGCCGTGCTGGTTCTGGGCAAAAGCCCCGAACTGGGCCTGAATGAAAAAACCTTTCTGCCCCTGCAAGCGGCCGGAGCAGCGCCCATGGGAAAAAGCATCAAAAAGGACACGCGAGGAGACAGAGCACGCAACAGGCCGGAAAACCGCCGCCTGGCCATGCAAGGCAGCTACGACGCCCCTGCCGGGACGCCGCGGGCCCTGCCCCGCATATCCCGCATACCCTGA
- a CDS encoding type VI secretion system Vgr family protein — MTQMPAANASWFNFTAQSGDFGVYAFSGFEEVCKPYEFSIELVSRSANVDLTALLGTPACLSIADRSGGERLVHGLIREMEQLHTANRFTHYRCSLVPRLWFLGQIRDHRIFQNLSVVEIIQQILKEQGFTGDAASFKLCYAYEPREYCVQYGETDLHFITRLCEEEGIYFYFEHKADAHCLCLCDREGGPKIPGQSDLRFFPGSGQRPDTAVINRLALHESVNSNAAAYREWNFRKPRLDLEVSDHESEQDKAPAPPGMLLEQYAYPHLYQLRKPGERYAKLRLSRQLTFRQWIDCTSDVARFLPSYVFSIDDHPREALNARWWVVAVRHEGRQPGVLEHEAPDGRGLHYASRVTAIPEMTRFIPAPEHPKNLILDKQTAHVTGPKGEEIHPDKYGRVKVQFHWDREGQYNEKTSCWVRASQEWAGGKYGTMAIPRIGHEVVVSFLEGDPDRPLITGRVYHELNMPPYELPAHKTRTVFKSMSTPGAEGEARGFNEFRVEDKKGREEIYAHAEKDVNAHVKNDWKEHILHDRHRTVDNFTYALTRGETHETLKQPRKTELFANDNRTVHADSHTQVDGKWLGKAGTEIHLEGGLKIVLEAGAELTLKAGGSWLTINGAGVSADGAAVCLNSGGGPGDGTPADPLLPEGSVVPDVPPPPKAGCLGVAAQNKKALCLQGE, encoded by the coding sequence ATGACCCAGATGCCTGCCGCCAACGCCTCCTGGTTCAACTTCACCGCCCAGAGCGGCGACTTCGGCGTGTACGCCTTCTCGGGCTTTGAGGAGGTCTGCAAGCCGTATGAGTTCAGCATTGAGCTGGTCAGCCGCTCGGCCAACGTGGACCTTACCGCCCTGCTGGGCACCCCGGCCTGCCTTTCCATTGCCGACCGCAGCGGCGGCGAGCGCCTGGTCCACGGCCTGATCCGGGAGATGGAGCAACTCCACACCGCCAACCGTTTCACCCACTACCGCTGCTCCCTGGTGCCGCGCCTCTGGTTTCTGGGCCAGATCCGCGACCACCGCATCTTCCAGAATCTCTCAGTGGTGGAAATCATCCAGCAAATCCTCAAGGAACAGGGCTTCACCGGCGATGCCGCTTCCTTCAAGCTCTGCTATGCCTACGAGCCGCGCGAATACTGCGTGCAGTACGGCGAAACGGACCTGCACTTCATTACCCGCCTGTGCGAGGAAGAAGGCATTTATTTCTACTTTGAGCACAAGGCCGATGCCCATTGCCTCTGCCTCTGCGACCGCGAGGGCGGCCCCAAAATCCCCGGCCAGAGCGATCTGCGCTTTTTCCCCGGCTCGGGCCAGCGCCCGGATACGGCGGTCATCAACCGCCTGGCCCTGCACGAAAGCGTCAACAGCAATGCCGCCGCCTACCGCGAATGGAACTTCCGGAAGCCCCGCCTGGACCTGGAAGTCAGCGACCACGAAAGCGAACAGGACAAGGCTCCGGCTCCGCCCGGCATGTTGCTGGAACAGTATGCCTACCCGCATCTCTACCAGTTGCGCAAACCCGGCGAGCGCTACGCCAAGCTCCGGTTGTCGCGCCAGTTGACCTTCCGGCAGTGGATCGACTGCACTTCGGACGTGGCCCGTTTTCTGCCCAGCTATGTTTTCAGCATTGACGATCACCCGCGCGAGGCCCTTAACGCGCGCTGGTGGGTGGTGGCCGTGCGCCACGAAGGGCGGCAGCCCGGCGTGCTGGAGCACGAGGCCCCGGACGGGCGCGGCCTGCACTATGCCTCGCGGGTCACGGCCATTCCGGAGATGACCCGTTTTATCCCGGCCCCGGAACATCCCAAAAACCTGATTCTCGACAAGCAGACGGCCCATGTCACCGGCCCCAAGGGCGAGGAAATCCATCCGGACAAGTACGGCCGCGTGAAGGTGCAGTTTCACTGGGACCGCGAAGGCCAGTACAATGAAAAGACCTCCTGTTGGGTCCGCGCTTCTCAGGAATGGGCGGGCGGCAAATACGGCACCATGGCTATCCCGCGCATCGGCCACGAGGTCGTGGTCTCTTTTCTGGAAGGCGACCCGGACCGCCCCTTGATCACGGGCCGCGTCTACCATGAGCTGAACATGCCGCCCTACGAGCTGCCCGCGCACAAGACGCGCACGGTGTTCAAATCCATGAGCACGCCGGGAGCCGAAGGCGAGGCGCGCGGCTTCAACGAATTTCGGGTGGAGGACAAAAAAGGCCGGGAAGAAATCTACGCGCATGCGGAAAAGGACGTGAACGCCCACGTCAAGAACGACTGGAAAGAGCACATCCTGCACGACCGGCACCGCACCGTGGACAACTTCACCTACGCCCTGACCAGGGGCGAAACCCACGAAACGCTCAAACAGCCGCGCAAAACCGAGCTGTTTGCCAACGACAACCGCACCGTGCATGCGGACAGCCATACTCAAGTGGACGGCAAATGGCTGGGCAAGGCCGGTACGGAAATCCATCTGGAGGGCGGCCTCAAGATCGTCCTGGAGGCCGGGGCCGAGCTGACCCTCAAGGCCGGAGGAAGCTGGCTGACCATCAACGGCGCGGGCGTCAGCGCGGACGGCGCGGCCGTCTGCCTCAACTCCGGCGGCGGCCCTGGCGACGGCACGCCCGCAGACCCCCTGCTGCCGGAAGGGAGCGTAGTGCCGGATGTGCCGCCACCGCCCAAAGCAGGGTGCCTTGGCGTCGCGGCACAGAATAAAAAGGCGCTTTGCCTGCAAGGAGAATGA
- a CDS encoding DUF4123 domain-containing protein, with translation MHLRVAPHYLENYLADACKEDRLVYAVLDPATWPDLHFFLEQSDLQSLHLAKGALTPEHYNILPRVVLLRPCNAALRQVSENLPSSGILVTTQKNMDLCTLTAHLWDIAQVRLSSGEAAWLRYYEPYVLHECMRAFNAEQKVILFGKNITGFAALDYRNLELRKYHRPERGVPVSPPLRIAHEQIEEFDAAHLRLFIFELAAYLASEHRPAMPDEDFPDFEAHVAQTVETAQQFGFLSNNSIRRFAELAIASTWSFHVDAPARHVLERADLSPEAKIKALEQAVNNRRPPYAV, from the coding sequence ATGCACCTGCGGGTCGCCCCTCATTACCTGGAAAACTACCTAGCCGATGCGTGCAAAGAAGACCGGCTCGTCTATGCCGTGCTTGATCCGGCAACTTGGCCGGATCTTCATTTCTTTCTTGAGCAAAGTGATCTGCAATCGTTGCATTTAGCAAAAGGGGCACTCACGCCGGAGCATTATAATATATTGCCGCGTGTCGTCCTTTTGCGGCCATGCAACGCGGCATTGAGGCAGGTGTCGGAAAATCTGCCATCCTCAGGCATTCTCGTCACCACTCAAAAGAACATGGATTTATGCACTCTCACCGCGCATCTCTGGGATATTGCCCAGGTGCGCTTGAGTAGTGGTGAAGCCGCCTGGTTGCGCTATTATGAGCCCTATGTCCTGCATGAATGCATGCGCGCATTCAATGCGGAGCAAAAAGTCATCCTGTTCGGAAAAAATATTACGGGCTTTGCGGCCCTTGATTACCGCAATCTTGAATTGCGTAAGTATCACAGGCCGGAGAGGGGCGTGCCGGTCTCGCCGCCTTTGCGCATCGCCCACGAACAGATTGAAGAATTCGATGCCGCCCATCTGCGTCTGTTTATATTTGAGCTTGCGGCATATCTCGCCTCAGAGCACCGCCCCGCGATGCCGGATGAGGATTTTCCAGACTTTGAAGCTCACGTGGCCCAAACCGTGGAGACAGCGCAACAATTCGGTTTTTTGAGCAATAACAGCATCAGGCGCTTTGCGGAGCTGGCCATCGCGTCCACCTGGAGCTTCCACGTAGACGCCCCCGCCCGCCATGTGCTGGAGCGCGCCGACCTGTCGCCCGAAGCAAAAATCAAGGCTCTTGAGCAGGCCGTGAACAACAGGAGGCCCCCCTATGCCGTCTAG